The Rhizorhabdus dicambivorans genome has a window encoding:
- a CDS encoding helix-turn-helix transcriptional regulator → MAAKLFNRVASLRVASGLTQSELAARIQVSPETVAAIENGRQDATLLTALRMSRALRTEVPNIFREQPFPKLIGSERGESRTA, encoded by the coding sequence GTGGCAGCCAAACTGTTCAATCGTGTAGCGAGCTTGCGCGTCGCTTCCGGACTTACGCAATCCGAGCTGGCAGCGAGGATTCAAGTCTCTCCTGAAACAGTCGCGGCCATCGAGAACGGCAGACAGGACGCCACTTTGCTGACGGCGCTACGTATGTCGCGTGCCCTGCGAACCGAGGTGCCGAACATCTTCAGGGAGCAGCCTTTCCCTAAGTTGATCGGCTCCGAGCGAGGCGAGAGCCGAACAGCTTAG